The window TGAATTACTTGTTAAGGATAACAAGAAGATAGATAGAATCTTGATCAATAACTAttatattcaaaatatatatatgatgacttttgttattaattctAACTGATTTTATTCATGAAGagccaaaaaaataacttaaCGATTTGCATGTCAGTCtgatatatatgtttttaaatgtttaattATTACTCTTTGTGAAATGCGGAAATAAGTAACATGTTTTTTATGAAAGAATGAAGGGAGCTTTCTAAATGTTATGACCATAAATAAACTTTGTAATAATTGGAATAGCAATAAGTGGAAagcttgttgttgttgttgttgttgttataatattacacgtttcttttttctttttttcttttcttttttttttttgtaattttctttttttttttttgatattctttttatctttcttttcaCTCATATAATAGAATTAACTTTGCTTTATAATAACCATCAGAATAAAAGATTAACtaacaacaaataaaaaaccaaTCATTGCTTTCGCTAGTCCCTTCGTTCCCTCAACACCATGCccaaagaaaatttaatttttaaattggaCAACCTAGAATAccaatataattatttaaacaatTCATTGGAAAAGTTCGAACCTAGACTGATCACTactaaaaaattgtataacactaaaagtattaaaaaacaaacaatcTTAAACAGCAAATTATCCAAATTAAACAGGGAAGATGTTTTTAAAGACttaaacaatttaaagttggatatttttaataaaaaagtgtATCATTTaactaaaaaattaaccaccattttccaaatgaatcaaaataaaaagcaaTTTCAAGAAAAACTATCTTCTTCCCAAAACCATGACAGTGACGAACTTGATGCCATTGTAGACAGGATTGTTAGATCTAAAGTAGTTAAATTAACGATTCCCAGAATGTGTACGTATGATAGCACTACCAAGAATAAAACAGCACCTGCTTGGATCCAAAGTAGcgatttttttgaaattttccAGGATAAACAGAACAAATACAATCCAAGCATAGTTTATTCTCAAATAATTGTACCATTAGGTTTGAATCCAATTATATCGAAAATATTTCAGGATAAAAAAGTCCGATCATTAGTAACCGAATTTGAAAATGGATTGAATATGTTACTAAACAAAGagaatagaaaaaaatcgAGGGAAGAAAACCATAACCAGCAAGctaaaattcaaaaagaaCAGACAAATGGAAACATGCATGATGTTGAACCTGCTAGTACGAATGAAGTTGGTGATTccattgataaaaaaaatgatggaAACTTGAAAGATGAAGATTTGGATGATATCTTGGCTCAATACAAAGACGTGGTAGCAGCATCAAGTGATGAAGAGGAGGATACGTCAAGCAATGAGAGTGTTAGTGGAGGACGTAGTAACGATACatatacaaaaagaaaGCGTGAAACAGATCAACCACAGCTATCtgccaaaaaaatatctagcaacaaaaaagatgaaGGCTCTTcgattaaaaaatataaattgcCAGCTTTACAAGTTGGATATTTAAGCAATGAAGATAATGACGAAGATGATTTCTTTGAACCAGAAGTGAAGGAAGAAAAGCCacaaaggaaaaatagGAGAGGACAACGGGctagaagaaaaatttggGAACAAAAATTTGGTTCTGGGGCCAAGCATATCCAAAGGGAATTGATCAAGGAAAAGGAATTGAGACAACAGCGTCAATTAGAATATGAGCAGAGACAGTTGAAGAGAGAATTAAAAGCTAAGGAAAGAGAAGAAAtggataaagaaaaaagagagaaaaacaaagaaatgGAAAGGAGAAGTAATACAAAGATTCATCCCTCTTGGGAAGCCAAAAAGTTACAAGAGCAGAAATTGaataaagttaaatttGAAGGTAAAAAAGTTGTGTTTAATTGAACTTGTCCTTACATATGCATATACATGTAAATATAGAAAA is drawn from Saccharomycodes ludwigii strain NBRC 1722 chromosome V, whole genome shotgun sequence and contains these coding sequences:
- the BUD22 gene encoding Bud22p (similar to Saccharomyces cerevisiae YMR014W | BUD22 | BUD site selection), whose product is MPKENLIFKLDNLEYQYNYLNNSLEKFEPRLITTKKLYNTKSIKKQTILNSKLSKLNREDVFKDLNNLKLDIFNKKVYHLTKKLTTIFQMNQNKKQFQEKLSSSQNHDSDELDAIVDRIVRSKVVKLTIPRMCTYDSTTKNKTAPAWIQSSDFFEIFQDKQNKYNPSIVYSQIIVPLGLNPIISKIFQDKKVRSLVTEFENGLNMLLNKENRKKSREENHNQQAKIQKEQTNGNMHDVEPASTNEVGDSIDKKNDGNLKDEDLDDILAQYKDVVAASSDEEEDTSSNESVSGGRSNDTYTKRKRETDQPQLSAKKISSNKKDEGSSIKKYKLPALQVGYLSNEDNDEDDFFEPEVKEEKPQRKNRRGQRARRKIWEQKFGSGAKHIQRELIKEKELRQQRQLEYEQRQLKRELKAKEREEMDKEKREKNKEMERRSNTKIHPSWEAKKLQEQKLNKVKFEGKKVVFN